Below is a genomic region from Cloeon dipterum chromosome 2, ieCloDipt1.1, whole genome shotgun sequence.
GATTAAATGGCTCAATCGCGCCGGTGAATTATGcacatttatttacttaaccaATCACGAGGCCGAGAATTGCGGCGCGAACCACACGCGCTTTGTGCCCGCAAAAGAGCGCTTCGAGTATAACTGTACCTCAATTATGCAACCGTCCGACAGTATTGTTGCCAAGTGCAACAATCGTGGGCTAAATTGCGGCCAATCACGGCCcattcacaaataaaatgaaatcatgaCTCCATCGCCGAGGGACGAAATCGCCGGAATTTGGGCAAAAACGTCTCTGACACATGACATGCAATTTGAACCTCGGCGGCCGGGTACTGTACATTTGCGACTGGCTAGCTGTTCCTAACTTGGCTAACTGCACGCGGCCGTCCACAAACAAAAGCGGGGAATTGGAACAGGACTCGACGCatgtcaaattttgtttacattaATGCTCGGATTTTtgacataataataaaatagccGATGACGCGCTTTGTGCTTAACTAATAGAGCCTTTCCTTCCCTGATTAGATGACATGCGATTTTGTCACTCACGCGTAGCTGCAGCATCCTGGGAAATGGTGCACGGCTCATTAATATTGCATGGCAAGCTTATACAAATGGTCGCAAAGTGgcctagaaaaatataattttgcagaGTAATGTGGGAACTTGCGCATGAATTTGCATCTCCTAGattataatgaaaaaagaaagcattttctttctcttttgccTAAAGATGAAAagatatttaacaaaatagcATTCAATGAATTCactaaaaaaccaaaatgctATTGAATTACTTAGATGACTGACATTAACTGCCACgtgattttaaagcaaatccCGTCGGATATtaagagagaaatattttgactgtGGTTAGATCAATTTAACTCCTTTTCAATCAATGTTCGTTGCcaatgtgtgtgagtgtgctcGCGATTTTTTAGCTTCACTAGCAAAGCACATCAGATTTCAATCTGCTCACTCAGTGAAGGAAAAACAAACTCACGCGTGCTCGACGAAATTTGCACGGCCGACCCATAAATCAAAGAGCCGTTGATCCATCGACGCATCGgcagcacagaaaaaaataaatcggacGGAAAGATCGATCTGCGCGTGTAATTGAGTGCACGATTTAAATGGCCGCTAATTCGCGATTGACGCCTCTGAAAATTAAGTCGGCAAAAGCCGCAAAATCATGTGCTGTAAACTCCTCTAATTACAGTTTCGGCCGACCTGTAATCAGCAGGCGGCGATCTTGTGcgagttttcttttcttccgaCTCTTCAGAGGGAAAGATGtgcttttgataaaaaggagaaaaagtcGGTAACAAGCAAGGCCATCAAGCTTAATTAATCGTGCTTGTGTCGATTTTGGTGAGAAATGACACAGTTTTTTGCGGAATTCACACGTCCTCCTCCTGGTGCATAATACATCGTTCAATTAACTTGATTCCATTATAATTTCGCTGTACAACGCGTGCCATTTGTGCTAAACGCCGCATGCTTGAAAATGGCGGTCATTACCAGCTGGGCGAGATAATCTTCAAATTAGTTGGGAGAACACGCGCTTGGGAGAATTTGCTCTGCTTCGAGCAGCATTGTATTCAAAGAGGATTATGACAAGGTGAAATAGGAATTTGCATTCAGCGGCACTGACCACTTTTTGTTGCACGTGGGTAATTGACTGGAATTTCCTGACACTCTTCATTAAATCGAGTGAAAAggtgtgtaatttatttcagcagaTTCAAAGCGAAATGAGCTCTGGGTTTTTAGTAGCACTTAGAAGAAGATTCCGACTTGGATATAACTCAAAATGTCCTATTTTCCCAAGATCAAGCTGTAGATAGCAAAGTCAACACTGCATAATTAAGAAATAGAGGTGCTATagtcattaattttaaggcacaattttcttttgtccAAATCATATCCGGCCCTTTATAATTTTGCACATACTCAAGCAGCGCACTTAAGTCCCACGAGATGTTAATTGATATTTGGGGTCAGGCGGTAGCActgtgtaattttattatgaaagaatacacacactcactcgagTCATGCGCAAATtgcttgaagaaaaaaaattcgacGCACTGGACGCCCGTAAGACTCAGCGAAATGTGAGAATTGAGACCTCAAACTGGAAATTATAATGCAAACAAGTAGTTTTCCCACGTTTATCAGGTGAGACGATAGTGTGTGCCGAATTGCGCCGCCAGCCATATTGCGTACGGCGCTTTTTGCCTTTGACATTCCACCAGCTGAGCCGAAAAAACGAGCTCTATATAACTGGGCCAGCGCCTCGAAAGGCATCCATCTCGGCCTTGTCGTGCTCAAGTGACATCACTCACGTGTGCTGCAGAGTGCGCCGGGTTCATCAGCCGGATGCACCTGCCGCACacaaaattcttattttctaAACAGATAATGCAATAATACGGGGCGCaacagctcacaatcagtgaaaCGTAACCACGCGCGAGAATGCAAACAGTAGGacgaaaatgattatttattacatttacTACTATAATTAgtgaaataaagaataaaCACTTCAGAAAAGCTTTGAACAAAATGACGTGGACAGGAGAACGTGTATACCTGTGTAATACGTTATGATGATGACTTGTACagggaaaaaaacaaaaaacgtcAGCGAAATACATTATTGCTCAAGCACTGAAACCataacacaaacaaaaaagccAAACCACGAATTTTGACGACCATCCTGATTTTCACCAGTCGATGTTTTGGATCATTTAAAGCAACGCAAGAAACTTAAAACCATAAATCATCAGATAGATGCCAATTTCACAATTCAAATAGTCTGCTGTTAATGTTTTACATTCACTTTGCATTCGCGAAAGAAACCTGCGACTCGTTGCGAGaatgagagtaaaaattccaGACGAAACCAGTTTCATGCTCCGTGATACATTTCCATTTGTCAAAATGCGATACATCCAAATCCAAGGACTAATTAACCATCGATAAATCGATGATTGGTAAAATCCACGAATATCGAATAAAATGAACTGAGCTAGCGCATGAATTTACACCAACCAACCTGTTCCTTAATTGAAGATTTGTACCACATATTACGAACAGATTGAAGTCTATAGCTAGCATCATAAAGTGCAATTGATAAAATCACGATCACACACCTCCCGGCGGTCATAATATTACACCCAGAGTAAAAAACCTGATAGGATTCTTACTTTATCGAGatcgataattttttccttgtttgatCCAATCGTTATTACACGCCGTATAGTACTactcttcttttaatttatgtcgAGCGCACATTTCTTTATATATAATAGGCCACCTGAGTTTGCATTTCCCGTCCGTTTTACTGTGAGAAACGTCTCCGTCATAAAAGCGTGTGTAGAAATAAAGCACACAAAGCATGAGGTGCGTATTTATGTGTATCACAAGTAGGGAACACACAAACATTCCGGGGAATTTTGTGCCATTTTGCAAAACGTTGTTGATATACGTGAGATAGGCGATcctttgttgtttttctttcgcattttcaaatttaaattctggaAAATGAGGAGGCCACGAACAAAGCTTGCGATTTTGCGTGTACGTGGCGACGACTTTATCTTTAGTACAAAGGACATTTTCAAGGAAgctaaaatgctaaaattaggGAGCTATTTACATGCAGAAATAAACTATCctgagaattaaaattagacgAGGACCTTATTGTCTTTgctttcttagaaaaatttatatttttaacaactaacaatttaaaaaatataaaaaagagttGAACATTTCAATGCAAGAATATTAAGTCAAACCATCCGAGCTATCAAATCAGCCCGTGGGTTGTCTAGTCGTCTAGTTGTAGCCGCACGGAAACACGTTTTAAAGAGCAAAGAAGCTCTTACTTCAGAacttgatttgcatttttcgatTGCATGCTCTGTTTAATACGCACGTCGAGCATGAATGTACAACAAACAAGGGCCGAAAAACAAACAAGTGCTCGCATGCATCACCTGTTGATCGCGCACTCTGATGTGGTGATCAGCTGCGAAACGGCACTTTGGAACActtaaaactcaaaataaagGAGACTCTGgcataggaaaaaaataatagatggACGGTGTCCTGCGGATCGATTGTGCGCGGATCAGCGAAACAAAATCTGCCTAATGAAGACGCAAACGATGAATTGCACACGTCATCTGCAGGGAAATGGCACATCCCGCAGAGCACCATCTGTCCAACAATGGTCTAAATTGTTGCAAGCGTCTAATTGTTGTTTCGTGTTGCCACGGGCGTCAGTTTTTTCCTCGCGATTAGTCCAATATGTATAACTTTTTGCTTAAGTTTCTAGTCTGAATCACACGCAGACTTCCGAAAAGTTGTACTTTacttgaagaaaaaaataatcttttcacGAAGAAGCCACACATCGCCGCGGTTCAATGCGTTGATGTTCTTTACTTGTTATTCAAGGTTTTGATGGTTTTGAAAAAGAGTTATGAcccaattgattttttctgtcaCAAATAAGCAACacttataaatatattttttcattttttatttcaaaaaaaaaaataacaatcatAAAGTTCAATTTTCGATCAACTATGTACTAAAAGcatgaatattaaatcattttccctCAAGGAACAATATACCGAGCCCAATTCAAGATTTGAGttgaatcaattaatataaacatcagtttgtttttaagttttgagtaaaatattttaaatgacgaTATTTTATCCAATATACATCCTACTAAATTTAATCACACTTCCTTTACTGTTTACGATCAAAAGTGCAtggtaaattcaaaatattcaaacactAAAATGCATCTTAGAGAAATTGGCGAATATTCTAGTAGCGCTCCaaggaattaaaaactattgtTTGAGAACCGACTTAGGAGTGGAGCTGGCATGACCAAATTTGCAACTCACAATCACTATAGCTGAGATGATTAATTTCTTTCCCCTAATTAAGAACGCGCTTTGTACAGATGGTCAGCGGGAACAATAGCGGTTGGAATGTTATAAACGAACGAAAAGTCATTCATTAGCTGTTTTGTTATGAACttgattgcattttaatttgtgcgcTTTGTTTTGTTACAGGGAGAGCCAGGAGACCCAGTAGCCCTTGCACAGCCCACCCGCTATCACTACTACCCCCACAATCAACATGTCTATTTGTTACCTGAATGCGCCATCCAGCAGgtatatttatgttttcacCTGTATGAACTTCGAGTTTTCTgattatgaaatttgaattatttgtgcATAGTGATATTGCAACATTAATATCAATGTCATCACAATCCAAAgtcagatttaaaataaatataatgtgagaggaatttaaaaattcaagtttgcTCCattggtttgaatttaaataatgtgctaattgaattattttacatttaaggTGTGCAACGCTGTTTACGTGCGTCTGAACTACACTCAGCCGTTGTGCGCGTGTCCTGCGGGGCACAGAGACCCTTGTTCAGCTAGCCTCAGGTCAGACGACTTGCATACTACAGAGCTCATCACAGATAAGAGACTCGGAAAGGTAATCTGTTTCTTTCGATTGATAGCTGTAAGTActaattatacatatattatagcCCTTGACATTGGTGAAGACTTGCGAGCCAGTTGCGGAAATGCGTGAGTGCAGAGCACCTAGAGACTGGTCTCTACTCGCGTTGCAGAACGTCAGGACGGGAAAATCGCATTACTTGGTTATATGCAGATGTCCAGGAGAAAATGCACTTGGTAAGGAAATCAGAAAGCTTTgtccattttattatttcaagtgTGATGctgatataaaataatttaaaaaatttgggttACTATCAATTCcataagttttaaaaacagaactatataaaattatttcaatgttTTCCCCTCATCTAATAATGAACAAATGAATTATGTGCAGAGGGCCCCATGAGTCATGATCAACCAACATACGCCAGCGTCCCCGGAATTCGAGTATTCGGAATGATGTGCGTCCGACAAACCGTGACAAAATTCAGGGCAGCACGCCCTCTCAGGGTGCGGCGGCAGCTTTTAGGTGTGTAACTTTCAAAGTAATGCTCTAGTGAGCTCAATTTACAAACAAACTCCCTTTCAGGACCGAAACCATTGTTCCCGTGGCACCGAGTGCGACAGATGACCGACAGATTGGGCTGGAGCCGATGATGGCCATCGGCCGCTGGGTTATGGACTGGGTTCCGACTGACTGGCAGTCTCTTAATGGTGTTGTTTTTCCCCTCCCTCCCCCTCATCTCATGTAGATAAGAAGTTCAAGTTTGAATCTCTTGCGTaacttattgaaaattgaaactctACACGCCTAAATTATTGCCTAGTTCATAATGATTAACTGGTTAGTTAATTTATACGCGACTAATTTTTAGTTCAGTGAGAACAAATGCCCATCTGAGTTTTTGTGCCTGACGATGTGAGATTGTGTGCGAAAATGTATATAACAAACAATACACTCGTGGACCTGAAGTTTGGTTAGGTCAAAGTGATTGCTCGACTTTTATTTTCTATCCCAACCTGAAATTTAGGAAGAAAAAAAGGCTGTACTCACCGAGGATGTCTGCGTTAGCCAGAATGTTGCAAGTGTACATAGCCAGCATGAGGCGCTGAGGCTGCGACTGGAATGCTTTTCGACAGGCCTCTTTTACTGCAGACATGAGCTGTCCAGTTATAACTTGACCcctgaaaataaacattaattggttaaaatttaatttaacatatttgggctattatttaagttttttaacaagcatattataaataaGAGTCAAGATACATTATGCTAGGTGAGACAGGATAGAGTGGAATGATccaaatttttctgctttcgACAAATTAATGAACTTGCTATTTAGCACTAATTTTGGTGAAGTATTTCTACAACCATGTAGATTATCCGAAACAATATGCTGAAGATTCCTTACTCTTCTTTGAAATCCTGGACAATGAAACAAACACCCATGAGGGGCTCTTCACACAAGGGTCCAGCAAAGGTGGCCAGCTGGAAACCATTGATGAAGGTACTGCCATAGGCTCCTTCTTCTGTCCAAACGCTGCCTTTGTGACCCTCAATTCGGTTGAGCAGAATGTTGGGGCCACATCTGCGGGGCCCAAAGCTCCATATCCGATCGACAGTGTCAATTGGCCAGTTGGCATCAGCGAATGCAGCccttaatttttcctttattttaaacGGGTCCAGTCGCAACTGTTGTCTACTATTTTCCAGAAGACTGGTAATTTCGGTAGGCAGAGGGACAGCCTGAAGTTTTAGGAATGCTCCTTTGTTGGCGGTCCAAACCTCAATATCTTTAACCTGAGAATAAAGGCAGTTTTGtagaaaaaggaaacaaagttattcaatttttaccattgaGGCGTCAGTGATGGCTTCATTTACCATGTCTGTTTTTGGCGGCTCAATGATGGTTTCTCTGAACTGGACTATTGGATCTGACACATTCAGTTCAATGTTTGCATACCTGTGAAATAGCAAGGTAAGCATTAGTCAATGATGTGGTAAAATCAGTGTCTATTTgttagaatttcaaaaatatttgagagtGTATAGAAAAATGTGCAACTGAAACAGGATTAAGAAATTGAACTGCCATCAACGTGGTACATCTtggttatttttcataaatttagtttcatgTGATTTACTATTctcaagatttttaaaagctataGTTTAAACGTTGATTGATGCAGTAAAatgtatttgcatttttagatttggctatcagtatttttttacaaatacttatataaataaaaaacaaagctagaatataaattaagaaattgtcaattttctaaaaaaaaaacttaaagcACTtgacataattataatatgaaaCAAGATGTGAATATGATATTATGGGCCAGTGAGACATAACTTCTCAGTCActaatctcaaattttgcatTACTGCCCTGATAAGTTTGTCAGAGATTTCTCCTTTGCTGCCTTGGCTGccttttaaaaggaaaagctgtaatattttaaaaatctcctCTCTGCTAAAATGActtccaaattttcttttacctCAGTTTGAGGTCTTCAATGCATCTCTGTAAGTGCACTTCTCCCACTGTTATAATAACGTGCTCTCCAGTCTCTTGCACAAGCACCTGAACACATGCATCAGCCTGGTTTAGCAATTTGAGCCCTCTGACAAGACGCGGCATTTGCTTGGGCAGTTTTGGCTCCAATGCCACGCGCAGAATTGGTTCTGCAGCTTGCTGCAGCTCTGTGAAGGCTGGGCAAGCAACAGTGGTTGACAAAGTAGCACTTTTAAGCACTTGTTCCTCCAGGCCTCCGATTCCTAGTACGTTTCCAGCTGGGACGAAATCCACAGCTTCCAGCTCACGCCCCATTAGGATATAGAGATGAGACACAGTGACAGGAAGAACATGAGGGCCAACATCTTCCCCAGCTGAAAGCTAATAATCCGATTAATTGTAACGTTTAAAGACAtggaaactaaaaataaataaatacagcgTAATCAGTTTGTTTTTGGGTAAACTTATCAAATTCAGAAtggttaaaaaaggaaaacccCATGTTGGGTAAATTTGATTCAcctgattttacaatggttACTACCACAAGTGAAAAGACGGGCATGGAAGGTGTAATATTAATATGCACTTTTCCAATTTGTTATGCCTGTTTGATTGCTTGTGTGAGTAGCAATTGTAAAATCAGTagaattacaaatattaaacCTCTGCTTAGCACATCCTGTGGGTTATGAGCTCTGTAAGTCCAAAGAACAACGCCCAGCAGATAACATGAGGCCTGAGTGGCCCAAAGGAGCTTGAGCTCATTGTGGCCATCTGTTAGCCTCCCCACacaaagttatatttttgaaacacCAGACATtcgtccctaaagccgctagAAAGGTGCGAAATCCAGCTAATGGCAAGTCGGTGCctgtgcgcctcccagccagTTGAACTActtgagcattttgagtcacCTAATTACCATAATCTGATATTAGGTTAATGAAAATGTTGTAAAGATGCGAATTTTTGACAATATgtacaatttgcaacaaattaatttgtgccgATCCTCCTCACTACTTAGTACTGGAAACTTC
It encodes:
- the dsx-c73A gene encoding uncharacterized protein dsx-c73A, giving the protein MQVLVLLVVFCLMARAEEDSPWRTVSSSGRRYLHPPAVPHGASTNPAGVPLADNKMMVSSSPVATNYYPSRKDPDETISTKGEPGDPVALAQPTRYHYYPHNQHVYLLPECAIQQVCNAVYVRLNYTQPLCACPAGHRDPCSASLRSDDLHTTELITDKRLGKPLTLVKTCEPVAEMRECRAPRDWSLLALQNVRTGKSHYLVICRCPGENALEGPMSHDQPTYASVPGIRVFGMMCVRQTVTKFRAARPLRVRRQLLGPKPLFPWHRVRQMTDRLGWSR